The proteins below are encoded in one region of Carboxydocella sporoproducens DSM 16521:
- a CDS encoding HD domain-containing phosphohydrolase codes for MKNRFWLVTTLYIILFSLLLALLYYDGHRLASVWLLTFLLLLALGGVYYLLFQQQKTWWQQRWEQAELVRLVLKIMDGQVMAEEAWEFFVRFQKNLVGSWAAAIIKFDDEYEWQIIAGDRQIASRFSPAIQEAIRRLKRAEGDYRYLSEPIPLGWNKLYASCYGDLLLVNICCRQKCLLDDSELANHFRQNLRRFLQARIITPVLQAEQAYSLGLLFLMLMSGSQIGTVVVREEGEEGFRLLAHWGLGEEASLSRQTVGLLSLVCASGETLNLGTASQTVQLDLLSPEYSDILVVPIRIDGTTRGALLIGNRVKAEDSKRPYPPEIVMVATLIAEKMGAILKHELMHQAIKARFLATIQALVQALEARDRYTKGHSENVARYARIIAEEMGLTAQQKENIYLAGLLHDIGKIGVPELILNKPGRLTEEERVVIRQHPVTSRRILEAIPEMQGILQAVEQHHERWDGLGYPAGIAGEDIDLGARIIAVADAFDAMTSDRIYQKGQTAEQALEELVRGAGAQWDPQIVDVFLNWWERTNKKSVVNWKLKFTRRIYRDILASVTQSKLHLVEKEEMLDFWHKLNLEEWLEVKEARDLGQLREHFQIWLQVRQYPEKRSKELLLILSELATNALKHARGGQVNWGLDDRDNLYIVVRDEGSGFEVEKLPQSLLVKGFSTKKSLGYGFSVILEHCNKVYLATDSTGSIVMVECGKSRMEVTGTL; via the coding sequence GTGAAAAACCGCTTCTGGCTGGTTACTACCCTCTATATCATACTTTTTTCTTTGTTACTGGCCCTGCTGTATTATGATGGTCATCGACTGGCCTCTGTATGGTTACTGACCTTTTTGCTGCTTTTGGCTCTAGGCGGTGTTTACTATCTATTATTTCAGCAACAAAAAACCTGGTGGCAGCAGCGCTGGGAGCAGGCGGAGCTGGTGCGGCTGGTGTTAAAAATTATGGACGGGCAGGTTATGGCTGAAGAAGCCTGGGAATTCTTTGTCCGCTTTCAGAAAAACCTGGTGGGTTCCTGGGCAGCTGCCATAATAAAGTTTGATGACGAGTATGAGTGGCAAATTATTGCCGGTGATCGACAAATAGCCAGCCGCTTTAGCCCGGCAATCCAGGAAGCAATCCGCAGGCTGAAAAGGGCAGAGGGAGATTATCGTTATCTTTCTGAGCCTATTCCCCTGGGCTGGAATAAGTTATATGCTTCCTGCTACGGGGACTTGTTACTGGTAAATATCTGCTGCCGGCAAAAATGTCTGCTGGATGATTCCGAACTGGCTAATCATTTTCGCCAGAATCTACGAAGGTTTTTACAAGCCAGAATTATCACTCCTGTATTACAGGCAGAACAGGCCTATTCGCTGGGTTTATTGTTTCTAATGCTAATGTCCGGCAGCCAGATAGGGACGGTGGTGGTCAGGGAAGAAGGAGAAGAAGGCTTTCGCCTGCTGGCCCACTGGGGGCTGGGGGAGGAAGCCAGCCTGAGCCGCCAGACTGTCGGGCTGCTTTCCCTGGTCTGCGCTTCCGGGGAAACACTGAATCTGGGGACTGCGTCCCAAACTGTGCAACTGGATTTGCTTTCCCCGGAATACAGCGATATTCTGGTGGTTCCCATCCGCATTGATGGTACTACCCGGGGAGCTTTGCTTATAGGCAACCGGGTAAAAGCGGAAGACAGCAAGAGACCCTATCCTCCGGAGATAGTGATGGTGGCTACTTTAATTGCGGAAAAAATGGGAGCTATCCTCAAACACGAACTGATGCACCAGGCCATTAAAGCCCGTTTTCTGGCTACCATCCAGGCTCTGGTACAGGCTCTGGAGGCCCGGGACCGCTATACCAAAGGTCATTCCGAGAATGTGGCCCGCTATGCTCGTATTATTGCCGAGGAAATGGGGTTGACGGCACAGCAAAAGGAAAATATTTATCTGGCCGGTTTGTTGCATGATATCGGTAAAATCGGGGTGCCGGAGCTGATTTTGAATAAACCGGGCCGGCTGACGGAAGAGGAACGGGTGGTGATCAGACAGCATCCTGTAACATCCCGGCGTATTCTGGAAGCCATCCCGGAAATGCAGGGGATCCTGCAGGCGGTGGAACAACATCATGAGCGCTGGGATGGCCTGGGTTATCCTGCTGGCATAGCCGGAGAGGACATTGACCTGGGGGCTCGTATTATCGCTGTCGCCGATGCCTTTGATGCCATGACCAGTGACCGGATTTATCAGAAGGGGCAGACGGCTGAACAGGCCTTAGAGGAGCTGGTCCGAGGAGCAGGGGCCCAGTGGGACCCGCAAATAGTGGATGTTTTCCTCAACTGGTGGGAGCGTACGAACAAAAAATCGGTGGTTAACTGGAAATTGAAGTTCACCCGCCGCATCTACCGCGATATTCTGGCCAGTGTCACTCAATCCAAACTGCATCTTGTTGAAAAGGAAGAAATGCTGGATTTCTGGCATAAATTAAATTTGGAAGAGTGGCTGGAGGTTAAGGAGGCCCGGGATCTGGGCCAGCTGCGGGAACATTTCCAGATTTGGTTACAGGTGCGTCAGTATCCGGAGAAACGCAGCAAGGAACTGCTGCTGATTCTCTCTGAGCTGGCCACCAATGCCCTCAAGCATGCCCGGGGCGGGCAGGTTAACTGGGGGCTGGATGATCGAGATAATCTCTATATTGTCGTCAGGGACGAAGGGAGCGGTTTTGAAGTGGAAAAACTGCCCCAGTCCTTGCTGGTCAAGGGTTTTTCTACCAAGAAATCCCTTGGGTATGGTTTCTCGGTAATACTGGAACACTGCAACAAAGTCTATCTGGCTACAGATAGTACCGGTTCTATCGTAATGGTGGAGTGCGGGAAGAGCAGGATGGAGGTTACTGGTACCTTATGA
- a CDS encoding FapA family protein: MLDQKFATLPKLILQIVQMLQNQSPSDSLNEIIRLVARKFVGLGVLEVADELEIQEAILRLEKEIIDLEATINSASDIKLAYAHNSKLEASGKIVFTGQGAYMCQVSAGGDVLAEKKDSIFRGGRLIVTGNAVLNELGSPMATPTMVEFVFGRRILVNRVYPGVSFRVGRQLFKVQEGLQDVRVAVDEQGILRVDYLYKEHLQ, translated from the coding sequence TTGCTGGATCAGAAATTTGCTACTTTACCGAAACTGATTTTACAAATTGTTCAGATGTTACAAAACCAGAGCCCCAGTGACAGTTTGAACGAAATCATCCGCCTGGTGGCTCGCAAGTTTGTGGGATTAGGTGTACTGGAAGTGGCTGATGAGCTGGAAATTCAGGAAGCCATTTTGCGGCTGGAAAAGGAGATTATTGACCTGGAGGCCACCATCAATTCCGCTTCTGATATTAAGCTGGCTTATGCCCATAACAGTAAACTGGAGGCCAGCGGTAAGATAGTCTTTACCGGCCAGGGTGCCTATATGTGTCAGGTAAGTGCCGGGGGCGATGTGCTGGCGGAGAAAAAAGACAGCATTTTTCGCGGTGGGCGTTTGATTGTGACCGGTAATGCCGTATTGAATGAACTGGGGAGCCCCATGGCCACTCCCACGATGGTGGAATTTGTTTTCGGCCGCCGCATTCTGGTTAACCGGGTCTATCCCGGGGTCAGCTTCCGGGTCGGTCGTCAGCTGTTCAAGGTCCAGGAAGGTCTGCAAGACGTTCGGGTAGCAGTAGATGAACAGGGGATTTTACGGGTGGATTACCTGTATAAAGAACACTTGCAATGA
- a CDS encoding DUF342 domain-containing protein, whose translation MAVREWIFQDRTIEAAIARAAVELGRHPEELEVQVLVQNEQDELVKIKVKLPEGKTELDEHQLAELVESVLEEKTQDGTVAISNGQVVVRAPVKGGRYPSITPGPETRVMVNGQLIQKETMVSPRDRVVVSAEDRPPLRLAEVQLTPDKLEAYLAITYASGAKMKIPDQPPQTRLTVRAEAVQILEPVPFTTTELVNILKEHGVVYGVDIQAVEQARINGGRYLVARGRPMVPGEAGKIEYYFLDETQQARLDEMEEEQRINFYEHRTIPSVEAGEILARKYPARPGRPGMTVTGEIIPVPEYKEPQLLVKQGATLMEDGQVAVAVTAGRPILKNSVISVLPIYTVQGDVNLASGNVRFDGHVVVWGNVMDGASVIAGGDVEIHGSVTQGSVQARGNITVHKNVVGATLVAGGMDAINSEIIYRLREIKGELESLLLAVVQLKQHPAFGSEDLARYGLGRLLRICWIRNLLLYRN comes from the coding sequence ATGGCAGTCAGGGAATGGATTTTTCAGGACAGGACAATAGAAGCGGCAATAGCCCGGGCGGCAGTGGAACTGGGCCGGCACCCGGAGGAACTGGAAGTGCAGGTGCTGGTTCAGAATGAACAGGATGAGCTGGTAAAAATCAAGGTGAAGTTGCCGGAAGGGAAGACAGAACTGGATGAACATCAGCTGGCGGAACTGGTAGAATCGGTACTGGAAGAAAAGACCCAGGATGGCACTGTGGCTATCAGCAATGGTCAGGTGGTGGTACGGGCACCGGTAAAAGGGGGACGCTATCCCAGTATCACACCGGGACCCGAGACCAGGGTAATGGTCAATGGCCAGCTGATTCAGAAGGAAACCATGGTCAGTCCCCGGGACCGGGTGGTGGTCAGTGCTGAGGACAGGCCACCTTTACGTCTGGCGGAAGTGCAGCTGACCCCGGACAAACTGGAGGCCTATCTGGCCATCACTTACGCTTCAGGGGCGAAAATGAAAATTCCAGACCAACCGCCCCAAACCCGTTTGACTGTCAGGGCCGAAGCAGTTCAGATCCTTGAACCGGTTCCTTTCACCACTACCGAGCTGGTAAACATCCTCAAGGAGCATGGGGTTGTATATGGAGTGGATATCCAGGCGGTGGAGCAGGCCCGTATCAATGGGGGTCGCTATCTGGTGGCCAGAGGACGCCCCATGGTTCCAGGCGAGGCTGGAAAAATCGAGTATTATTTTCTGGATGAAACCCAGCAGGCACGACTGGATGAGATGGAAGAGGAGCAGCGGATTAACTTCTATGAACACCGGACCATTCCCAGTGTGGAAGCCGGGGAGATTCTGGCCCGCAAATATCCGGCCAGGCCGGGGCGGCCCGGGATGACAGTAACCGGGGAAATTATTCCTGTGCCGGAATACAAAGAACCACAGCTGCTGGTGAAGCAGGGGGCCACGTTGATGGAAGATGGCCAGGTGGCGGTAGCGGTAACGGCTGGACGGCCGATTTTGAAAAACTCGGTCATCAGTGTTTTACCCATCTACACGGTGCAGGGGGATGTTAACCTGGCTTCCGGCAATGTGCGCTTTGATGGCCACGTAGTAGTTTGGGGCAATGTCATGGATGGTGCCAGTGTCATCGCCGGAGGCGATGTGGAAATCCATGGCAGTGTCACCCAGGGTTCAGTGCAGGCCAGAGGCAATATCACCGTCCATAAGAACGTGGTCGGGGCAACCCTGGTGGCAGGGGGTATGGATGCCATTAACAGTGAAATTATCTACCGTCTGCGGGAAATCAAGGGGGAACTGGAATCCCTCCTGCTGGCAGTAGTACAGCTCAAACAGCATCCGGCCTTTGGCAGTGAAGACCTGGCTCGCTATGGCTTAGGACGTTTGCTGCGCATTTGCTGGATCAGAAATTTGCTACTTTACCGAAACTGA
- a CDS encoding GNAT family N-acetyltransferase, whose amino-acid sequence MLRVREVKSPQTVDYLESIRYCQLMFDLSNYEVREITQKLLDHSLIAPNEMHYLVLKEDEELVGYAVYYYLQDLQLAFLDYIGILPAFQSQGYGARLYQAMLQEIRQQHPEAQGLIMEVKSTDDDFDRRCRFFQRLGASLIDLQSMDVPAKLKESGLVLMIHPFQQDLQLDREMLMRFFRVLARTLWH is encoded by the coding sequence ATGTTGCGCGTGAGAGAAGTGAAAAGTCCACAGACTGTGGATTATCTGGAATCCATCCGTTATTGCCAGTTGATGTTTGACCTGTCCAACTATGAGGTCAGGGAAATTACCCAGAAACTGCTGGATCATTCCCTGATTGCCCCCAATGAGATGCATTACCTGGTCCTGAAAGAGGATGAAGAACTGGTAGGCTATGCTGTCTACTATTATCTCCAGGATTTGCAGCTGGCCTTTCTGGATTATATCGGCATTTTGCCTGCCTTTCAGAGTCAGGGTTATGGAGCCCGACTTTATCAGGCTATGCTGCAGGAAATCCGGCAACAGCATCCTGAGGCACAGGGACTGATAATGGAAGTGAAGAGCACTGATGATGATTTTGACCGCCGTTGTCGGTTCTTTCAGAGACTGGGAGCTTCCCTGATTGATTTGCAATCAATGGATGTGCCGGCCAAACTCAAGGAATCCGGTCTGGTGTTGATGATACATCCTTTTCAGCAGGATTTACAGCTGGACCGGGAGATGCTGATGAGATTCTTTCGGGTACTGGCCCGCACCCTCTGGCACTAA
- a CDS encoding pyridoxal phosphate-dependent aminotransferase yields the protein MELAERALRISPSPTLALDSKAKAMARAGAKVINFGVGEPDFDTPEHIKTAAMRAIERGMTKYTAVAGIEELKEAIVTKLAQENGLLYSPAQVVVSCGAKHSLYNALQVIINPGDEVLMPVPYWVSYEEQIKLAGGVPVPVPASRENNYKVRVEDLERAITGRTKALILNSPNNPTGAVYSREELESIGKWLLERGLAVISDEIYEKLVYDGNQHHSIVAVVPELSGQAIVINGVSKAYAMTGWRIGYAAAPLPWAKAMADLQSHCTSNPTSIAQAAALAALTGPQQPLQEMVAAFDRRRQRGWELLQQIPGIYCSRPAGAFYLFPDVSGVLGKSWQGRPIESSAQLAELLLEEVQVAAVPGEAFGQPGTMRLSYAVSLEVLEEGIRRIGQLISEVK from the coding sequence ATGGAACTGGCAGAACGGGCGCTGAGAATTTCTCCATCACCTACCCTGGCGCTGGATAGTAAAGCCAAGGCAATGGCCAGAGCCGGGGCAAAGGTGATCAATTTCGGGGTTGGAGAACCGGATTTTGATACCCCTGAACACATCAAGACTGCGGCCATGCGGGCCATAGAGCGGGGGATGACCAAATATACCGCAGTAGCAGGGATAGAAGAACTGAAGGAAGCGATTGTGACCAAACTGGCTCAGGAGAATGGCCTTTTATATAGTCCGGCCCAGGTAGTAGTTTCCTGTGGGGCCAAACACAGTTTGTATAATGCCCTGCAGGTTATAATTAACCCCGGGGATGAGGTGCTGATGCCTGTACCTTACTGGGTGAGTTATGAGGAACAGATCAAGCTGGCCGGTGGGGTACCGGTACCGGTGCCAGCCAGCCGGGAAAATAATTATAAAGTCAGGGTGGAAGACCTGGAAAGGGCAATAACTGGACGAACGAAAGCCTTGATATTAAACAGCCCCAATAACCCTACAGGAGCAGTGTACAGTCGGGAAGAACTGGAAAGTATCGGAAAATGGCTGCTGGAACGGGGTTTGGCGGTGATTTCTGATGAAATCTATGAGAAACTGGTTTATGATGGTAACCAGCATCACAGCATCGTGGCAGTAGTGCCGGAATTGAGCGGGCAGGCCATTGTTATCAACGGGGTGTCCAAAGCCTATGCCATGACCGGATGGCGGATCGGTTATGCAGCTGCTCCTTTGCCCTGGGCCAAAGCAATGGCGGACTTACAGAGCCATTGTACCAGCAACCCCACTTCTATCGCCCAGGCGGCGGCTCTGGCTGCTTTAACCGGGCCCCAGCAGCCCTTGCAGGAGATGGTGGCAGCTTTTGACCGACGGCGGCAGCGGGGCTGGGAACTGTTGCAGCAAATCCCCGGAATCTACTGCTCTCGGCCAGCTGGTGCTTTTTACCTGTTCCCCGATGTCAGTGGCGTTCTGGGCAAAAGCTGGCAGGGGCGGCCAATAGAGAGCAGCGCTCAGCTGGCTGAACTGTTACTGGAAGAGGTCCAGGTGGCTGCTGTACCCGGGGAGGCTTTTGGTCAACCGGGAACCATGCGCCTTTCCTATGCCGTTAGTCTGGAAGTACTGGAGGAGGGCATCAGGCGGATTGGGCAATTAATATCGGAAGTTAAATAA
- a CDS encoding RrF2 family transcriptional regulator has translation MVLNQATDYALRAVACLVRHQGEKVEAQQIAREEVIPMRFLLKIMPSLIKAGIVRSIRGAGGGYQLAKKPKEITFLEVVEAIEGPLAINKCLLDYAACNKKGAPACSIHQALARIQGKLVEALREQNFANL, from the coding sequence ATGGTACTCAATCAGGCCACCGATTACGCTTTACGGGCTGTAGCCTGTCTGGTCCGGCACCAGGGGGAAAAAGTGGAGGCCCAGCAAATAGCCAGAGAGGAAGTGATCCCGATGCGCTTTTTGCTGAAAATCATGCCTTCCTTGATCAAAGCTGGAATTGTCCGATCTATCCGCGGGGCGGGTGGAGGCTACCAGCTGGCCAAAAAGCCGAAAGAAATTACCTTTCTGGAGGTAGTGGAAGCCATCGAGGGGCCGCTGGCCATCAATAAGTGTTTACTGGATTATGCTGCCTGCAATAAAAAAGGAGCGCCTGCCTGTTCCATTCACCAGGCTCTGGCCAGGATCCAGGGGAAACTGGTGGAGGCATTGAGGGAGCAGAACTTTGCCAACCTTTAG
- a CDS encoding HD domain-containing phosphohydrolase encodes MFEPVWQWLKTRNKRFWAITMAWLRWLGYGGFLYLTAMDKSEGWWQLALLGWLVLLGLQYLRYLRAPLHGPMMWMVFLGELGYLVWLTAHHSGQAGALIIFYYLHLLTILLAYEQLEAALMFMVHQGVVLIAYYSGWISGEFLARYLLGLLVMAGANFWQWDKIIRERQFWAAKRNYQRLALRLADHSTRLLQHQLTENEYKDLLQEMLELLCGLPGGAVFRRQEQGTWELYLAFGVAVRGQQELLPLPRGIRTIRIEHIPYLLGELQELPVKFKGKKEKYAFAPLVNINQVPETLAPETGWRLARVIELWQQGPVLKAANRAYITGIAGPGEAGAPIRIERELELALPRMVLRFLTAATGARQAFIIARNQVTVAVDEEHELPIICLDQTLEALLLLAQSREEGLLVNNLAVLGLWSREQEDSLHNIMVYPLLSNNEVQGYLVLQNKWGYHPFTEEEWQLGGTVARSLGLNLGIKNFVASLLQKQDDAYRLLASACQAYVSFLGGHLRRTADLAEKMALALGLPADQARKIWRAGLIHDIGMLAIERQLLTKPGPLSFLEKNLVQDHVKYARKILQGQKMVDKEILEMVEQHHERWDGRGYPAGLKGDEISLGARILAVAETFDAILNFRHYQPPRSLVEALEELMREAGQQFDPLLVDVLIIIINEEQHKGNDLMRDLRWVQELAQEAAVAASWLSGGDRDGSQGMDFSGQDNRSGNSPGGSGTGPAPGGTGSAGAGSE; translated from the coding sequence ATGTTCGAACCAGTCTGGCAATGGCTGAAAACCCGCAACAAACGGTTCTGGGCGATAACTATGGCCTGGTTGCGCTGGCTGGGTTATGGCGGGTTTCTTTATCTAACTGCAATGGATAAAAGCGAAGGCTGGTGGCAGCTGGCCTTGCTGGGCTGGTTGGTTTTGCTGGGTTTGCAGTATCTCCGCTACCTGCGGGCTCCTCTGCATGGGCCCATGATGTGGATGGTTTTTCTGGGAGAACTGGGTTACCTGGTCTGGCTAACAGCTCATCATTCCGGACAGGCTGGCGCCCTGATTATTTTTTATTATCTCCATCTTCTTACCATTCTGCTGGCCTATGAACAGCTGGAAGCGGCCTTGATGTTTATGGTTCATCAAGGGGTAGTTTTGATTGCTTATTACTCAGGCTGGATTTCAGGAGAATTTCTCGCCCGCTATTTGCTGGGTCTGCTGGTGATGGCCGGGGCTAATTTCTGGCAATGGGATAAAATCATCAGGGAGCGCCAGTTCTGGGCAGCGAAGAGAAACTATCAGCGCCTGGCTTTGCGTCTGGCCGATCATTCTACCCGGCTGTTACAGCATCAGCTGACTGAAAATGAGTATAAAGACCTGTTGCAGGAAATGCTGGAATTATTATGCGGCTTGCCGGGCGGTGCGGTTTTTCGCCGCCAGGAACAGGGAACCTGGGAGCTTTACCTGGCTTTCGGGGTAGCAGTCCGGGGGCAGCAGGAACTGCTTCCTTTGCCCCGGGGGATCAGGACCATCAGGATTGAACATATTCCTTATTTGCTAGGGGAATTACAGGAACTGCCTGTTAAATTCAAGGGAAAAAAAGAAAAATATGCTTTTGCTCCCCTGGTGAATATCAACCAGGTGCCGGAAACCCTGGCACCGGAGACAGGCTGGCGGCTGGCCCGGGTGATAGAGTTATGGCAGCAGGGACCAGTTTTAAAGGCGGCTAACAGGGCTTATATCACGGGGATTGCCGGCCCGGGGGAAGCAGGCGCTCCCATCAGGATCGAAAGAGAACTGGAGCTGGCTTTGCCCCGCATGGTCCTCAGATTTTTAACTGCTGCTACCGGGGCCAGACAGGCTTTTATCATTGCCAGGAACCAGGTGACTGTGGCGGTAGATGAAGAACATGAATTGCCCATTATCTGTCTGGACCAGACCCTGGAGGCCCTGTTGCTGCTGGCTCAAAGCAGGGAGGAGGGCTTGCTGGTAAATAACCTGGCCGTGTTAGGACTATGGTCCAGAGAACAGGAAGATTCCCTGCACAACATCATGGTCTATCCCTTATTGTCCAACAATGAAGTTCAGGGTTATCTGGTGTTGCAAAACAAGTGGGGGTATCATCCTTTCACTGAAGAAGAATGGCAGCTGGGGGGGACCGTGGCCCGCAGCCTGGGGCTCAATCTGGGTATCAAAAATTTTGTGGCCAGCTTGTTGCAAAAACAGGATGATGCCTACCGATTGCTGGCCTCTGCCTGCCAGGCCTATGTCTCCTTTCTGGGTGGCCATTTGCGTCGTACTGCCGATTTGGCAGAAAAAATGGCCCTGGCCCTGGGCTTGCCGGCGGATCAGGCCCGCAAAATCTGGCGGGCGGGATTGATCCACGATATCGGAATGCTGGCCATAGAGCGCCAGCTGCTGACCAAACCGGGTCCCCTCAGTTTTCTGGAAAAAAATCTGGTTCAGGACCATGTCAAGTATGCTCGCAAGATTTTACAGGGCCAGAAGATGGTGGATAAAGAAATCCTGGAAATGGTTGAACAACACCATGAGCGCTGGGACGGCCGGGGCTATCCTGCTGGTCTGAAGGGGGATGAAATTTCCCTGGGGGCGCGAATCCTGGCGGTGGCGGAAACTTTTGATGCCATCCTCAATTTCCGGCATTACCAGCCTCCCCGCAGTTTGGTGGAGGCTCTGGAAGAGCTGATGCGGGAAGCCGGTCAGCAATTTGACCCCTTGCTGGTGGATGTTTTAATTATTATTATTAATGAAGAACAACACAAAGGCAATGACCTGATGCGAGACTTGCGCTGGGTACAGGAACTGGCCCAGGAAGCAGCCGTGGCCGCTTCCTGGCTGAGCGGAGGTGATAGAGATGGCAGTCAGGGAATGGATTTTTCAGGACAGGACAATAGAAGCGGCAATAGCCCGGGCGGCAGTGGAACTGGGCCGGCACCCGGAGGAACTGGAAGTGCAGGTGCTGGTTCAGAATGA
- a CDS encoding cytochrome ubiquinol oxidase subunit I, producing the protein MDAVLLSRIQFGLTAFFHFFFPPLTIGLAALLAFIEYKHWRTGKKVYDEMSRFWTKLFVACFAVGVASGITMEFQFGTNWSEYSKFVGDIFGAPLAAEGVFAFFLESTFIALLIFGRERISAGLRFFAALMVALGSSLSAFWIIVANSWQQTPAGFKVEGGRAILTDFAAAVFNPSTIPRYLHTLDGAYITGAFFMMAISAYLLLKKKRVELARHSLKLALVVALVASLLQVFLGDIHAKQVAETQPAKLAAFEGLWETKKQAPLLLIGIPAPSQERNLLEIGVPGALSWLAFGDPQAEVKGLKDFPREERPPVAASFYSFRLMVVLGSFFAVLLLWALWLLYRGKLYEHTFTLKALLWSLPLPFLANELGWMAAEIGRQPWIVYGLLKTQAAASPLPAGQILLTILAFVLIYSFLFGMLVYLIRRIINKAMAEDVQEVK; encoded by the coding sequence ATGGATGCTGTTTTGCTTTCGCGGATTCAGTTTGGTCTGACCGCCTTTTTTCACTTCTTTTTTCCGCCTTTGACCATCGGTCTGGCGGCCCTGCTGGCCTTTATTGAGTACAAACACTGGCGCACAGGGAAAAAAGTTTATGATGAAATGTCCCGCTTCTGGACCAAATTGTTTGTGGCCTGTTTTGCCGTTGGGGTAGCTTCTGGCATCACGATGGAGTTTCAGTTCGGCACCAACTGGTCGGAATACTCTAAATTCGTGGGGGATATTTTTGGTGCTCCGCTGGCAGCGGAAGGGGTCTTTGCCTTTTTCCTGGAATCCACCTTTATTGCTCTGCTCATCTTTGGCCGGGAACGAATCTCTGCTGGCTTGCGTTTCTTTGCGGCTCTGATGGTAGCTCTGGGCAGCAGTCTGTCAGCTTTCTGGATTATTGTAGCTAACTCCTGGCAGCAAACCCCTGCTGGTTTCAAAGTGGAAGGCGGGCGGGCCATTCTTACCGATTTTGCTGCTGCTGTCTTCAACCCATCCACTATCCCCCGCTATCTACACACTCTGGATGGGGCTTATATCACCGGTGCCTTTTTCATGATGGCAATCAGTGCCTATCTCCTGCTGAAAAAGAAACGGGTGGAATTGGCCCGGCACTCCTTGAAACTGGCTTTGGTAGTGGCACTAGTAGCCAGCTTGCTCCAGGTATTTCTGGGTGACATTCACGCCAAGCAGGTGGCGGAAACGCAACCGGCCAAACTGGCCGCTTTTGAAGGGTTATGGGAGACCAAAAAACAGGCACCACTGTTGCTGATAGGTATTCCTGCCCCGTCCCAGGAGCGCAATTTGCTGGAAATTGGTGTGCCCGGGGCGCTGAGCTGGCTGGCCTTTGGGGATCCTCAGGCGGAAGTAAAAGGCTTGAAGGATTTTCCCCGCGAAGAACGGCCGCCGGTGGCTGCCAGTTTCTATTCCTTCCGTCTGATGGTGGTGTTAGGCAGCTTTTTCGCTGTACTTCTGCTCTGGGCTCTCTGGCTGCTGTATCGGGGCAAACTCTATGAACATACTTTTACCCTGAAAGCTTTACTCTGGTCTTTGCCCCTGCCCTTTCTGGCCAATGAGCTGGGCTGGATGGCGGCAGAAATTGGGCGGCAGCCCTGGATTGTTTATGGTTTGTTAAAAACTCAAGCTGCTGCTTCTCCATTGCCGGCGGGACAGATATTGCTGACCATCCTGGCCTTTGTGCTCATCTATTCCTTCCTTTTCGGGATGCTGGTATATCTGATTCGCCGCATCATTAACAAGGCCATGGCTGAAGATGTACAGGAGGTGAAGTAG
- a CDS encoding STAS domain-containing protein: MLQVEKERLGERALIKISGALDLGTADAFKQQLVPLLLGETEVVFNFCGVKFIDSTGMGAVLDFLEELTLLGVTVTGWEIGPTLFEILQLLGMVVPAENGWVLKATDKEIPLALVCRDQ; encoded by the coding sequence ATGTTACAGGTGGAAAAAGAGCGGCTGGGTGAACGGGCTTTAATAAAAATTAGCGGAGCGCTGGACCTGGGTACGGCGGATGCCTTTAAGCAGCAGCTGGTACCCCTGTTGCTGGGGGAAACTGAAGTAGTATTCAATTTTTGCGGAGTTAAGTTTATTGATTCCACCGGGATGGGGGCGGTGCTGGACTTTCTGGAAGAACTGACTTTGCTGGGAGTAACCGTTACGGGCTGGGAAATCGGGCCGACCTTGTTTGAGATCCTGCAATTACTGGGAATGGTGGTGCCGGCTGAGAACGGCTGGGTACTGAAAGCGACCGACAAGGAGATACCTCTGGCACTGGTTTGCCGTGATCAGTAG